The DNA segment GGCCATCTCCAGATCCTCAGGATAGGTGATTTTGATGTTTTCCCTGGTCCCTTCAATAATGTGAATGGTAAATCCGGAGTACTCTGCTACGGAAGCATCGTCCGTAAATTCATTTCTGAAAGGCTGCTGGTAGGCTTTCCTTAATATTTCTATTGCAAAAGTTTGCGGTGTTTGAATGAGCAATAGCTCATTTCTGTTCAAAGCTTCTGTTTTTCCATCGAACAAAACCTTTCTGACGGAATCCGTAGGAGGAATCCCGGCTACCGCATTTCCATGTGCTTCCGCTGCCTCGAAAGACCTTAAAATCAAAGCAGGACTTACCAATGGTCGTACGGCGTCATGTACAGCGACGATACCTTTGCCTTTTATGGCCTTCAGCCCGTTTTTAACGGAATGAAACCGCTGTTCCCCACCTTTGATGAGCTGGTGTGGAATCGTGAAGCTGTGGGCCTTGCAAAGCTCTTCCCAGTATTGATGCTGATGAATGTTCAGCACAAGGAGTATTGCAGGGTTTAGAGGACATGCCGCAAAGGCCTCCAGGGTATGCATCAATATAGGTTTCCCATCCAACAGTAAAAACTGCTTGGCAATTTTATGCTGCATCCTGCTTCCGGATCCACCTGCGACGATAATTGCGTAATACTTCATTTGTATTTTGTCTTTAAAACAAAAATAGGAGATCTAAGTCCATAATGGCTTAAAATCTCCTATTTTCAATGTTTTTTTATAGGAATTAGATGATCAACATCGCATCTCCATAACTGTAGAAACGGTATTTTTCTTTCAATGCTACTTCATAAGCATTTCTAACGTAGTCGTAACCGCCAAATGCACTCACCATCATCAATAAAGTAGATTCAGGAGTATGGAAATTGGTGATCATCGAGTTCGCAATGCTGAAATCG comes from the Pedobacter sp. FW305-3-2-15-E-R2A2 genome and includes:
- a CDS encoding 2-C-methyl-D-erythritol 4-phosphate cytidylyltransferase — translated: MKYYAIIVAGGSGSRMQHKIAKQFLLLDGKPILMHTLEAFAACPLNPAILLVLNIHQHQYWEELCKAHSFTIPHQLIKGGEQRFHSVKNGLKAIKGKGIVAVHDAVRPLVSPALILRSFEAAEAHGNAVAGIPPTDSVRKVLFDGKTEALNRNELLLIQTPQTFAIEILRKAYQQPFRNEFTDDASVAEYSGFTIHIIEGTRENIKITYPEDLEMASILKKKGS